The following proteins come from a genomic window of Streptomyces sp. NBC_00539:
- the hypE gene encoding hydrogenase expression/formation protein HypE → MPDTTLPESALPAQSATAPDVTGWTCPAPLRDRPRVVMGHGGGGALSAELVQHLFAPAYGGEALAQLGDSAALSLGGVRLAFSTDSYVVRPLFFPGGSIGDLAVNGTVNDLAMSGARAAYLSCGFILEEGVEMSVVAAVARALGDAARAAGVEVATGDTKVVEAGHGDGIYVNTAGIGLIPDGVDLRPQRVVPGDVVIVSGEIGLHGVAIMSVREGLEFGVDVESDCAPLGGLVDAMLAVTPDLHVLRDPTRGGMAAALNEIAAASGTGVVIREGAVPVPDAVANACAILGLDPLYVANEGKLVAFVPREHADAVLEAMRAHPLGRRAAVIGEAVESHQGLVVARTGLGGTRVVDLPIGEQLPRIC, encoded by the coding sequence TTGCCTGACACCACACTGCCCGAGAGCGCGCTGCCCGCGCAGTCGGCAACGGCCCCGGACGTCACCGGCTGGACCTGCCCGGCCCCGCTGCGGGACCGCCCCCGTGTGGTGATGGGGCACGGCGGTGGCGGGGCGCTCTCCGCCGAACTGGTCCAGCACCTCTTCGCGCCAGCCTACGGGGGCGAGGCGCTGGCCCAGCTCGGCGACTCGGCCGCGCTCTCGCTCGGCGGGGTCCGACTCGCCTTCTCCACCGACTCCTACGTCGTGCGGCCGCTGTTCTTCCCCGGCGGCAGCATCGGCGACCTCGCCGTCAACGGCACGGTCAACGACCTGGCGATGAGCGGAGCCCGCGCCGCCTACCTGTCGTGCGGCTTCATCCTCGAAGAAGGCGTCGAGATGTCGGTGGTGGCCGCGGTGGCCCGGGCCCTCGGCGACGCGGCGCGCGCGGCCGGGGTGGAGGTGGCGACCGGCGACACGAAGGTGGTCGAGGCCGGCCACGGAGACGGCATCTACGTCAACACGGCCGGGATCGGGCTGATCCCGGACGGCGTCGACCTGCGCCCGCAGCGGGTGGTCCCCGGCGACGTGGTGATCGTCAGCGGTGAGATCGGACTGCACGGCGTGGCCATCATGAGCGTGCGCGAGGGCCTGGAGTTCGGCGTGGACGTCGAGAGCGACTGCGCTCCGCTCGGCGGCCTCGTGGACGCCATGCTCGCGGTCACCCCGGACCTGCACGTCCTGCGGGACCCCACCCGCGGCGGTATGGCGGCCGCCCTGAACGAGATCGCCGCCGCCTCGGGCACGGGCGTCGTCATCCGGGAGGGCGCCGTCCCGGTCCCGGACGCGGTCGCCAACGCCTGCGCGATCCTCGGCCTCGACCCCCTGTACGTGGCCAACGAGGGCAAGCTGGTCGCGTTCGTGCCCCGCGAGCACGCCGACGCCGTGCTGGAGGCGATGCGCGCGCATCCCCTGGGCCGCCGCGCGGCGGTGATCGGCGAGGCGGTGGAGAGCCACCAGGGCCTCGTCGTCGCCCGCACGGGCCTGGGCGGCACCCGTGTGGTGGACCTGCCGATCGGCGAACAGCTGCCGCGCATCTGCTGA
- the hypD gene encoding hydrogenase formation protein HypD, with product MKYIEEFQDPDLARRLLDDIHATVTRPWALMEVCGGQTHTIIRHGIDQLLPEQVELIHGPGCPVCVTPLEVIDKALEIASRPDVIFCSFGDMLRVPGTGRDLFQVRSEGGDVRVVYSPLDALKVARQNPGREVVFFGIGFETTAPPNAMTVYQAKRLGIPNFSLLVSHVRVPPAIEAIMRSPSCRVQGFLAAGHVCSVMGTGEYPELAARHRVPIVVTGFEPLDILEGVRRAVRQLERGEHTVDNAYARAVRPEGNPAALAMLEDVFEVTDRAWRGIGVIPDSGWRLSARYREFDAEHRFAVTGITTREPAECRSGEVLQGLLKPHECEAFGTTCTPRTPLGATMVSSEGACAAYYLYRRLELTPARTAPPAPAGPHASTAPLEASPVA from the coding sequence GTGAAGTACATCGAAGAGTTCCAGGACCCCGACCTCGCCCGCAGGCTCCTGGACGACATCCACGCCACGGTCACCCGGCCATGGGCGCTGATGGAGGTCTGCGGCGGCCAGACCCACACCATCATCCGGCACGGCATCGATCAACTACTGCCGGAACAAGTGGAGTTGATCCACGGCCCGGGCTGTCCGGTGTGCGTGACGCCCCTGGAGGTCATCGACAAGGCGCTGGAGATCGCCTCCCGCCCCGATGTGATCTTCTGCTCCTTCGGCGACATGCTCCGCGTCCCGGGGACGGGCCGGGACCTGTTCCAGGTCCGCAGCGAGGGCGGTGACGTACGGGTCGTCTACTCCCCGCTCGACGCCTTGAAGGTCGCGCGGCAGAACCCGGGGCGCGAGGTCGTCTTCTTCGGCATCGGCTTCGAGACCACCGCTCCGCCGAACGCGATGACGGTGTACCAGGCGAAGAGGCTCGGCATCCCCAACTTTAGCCTGCTGGTCTCCCACGTCCGGGTGCCCCCGGCGATCGAGGCGATCATGCGCTCGCCGAGCTGCCGGGTCCAGGGCTTCCTCGCCGCCGGGCACGTGTGCAGCGTGATGGGCACGGGGGAGTACCCCGAACTGGCCGCCCGCCACCGGGTGCCGATCGTGGTCACGGGCTTCGAACCGCTCGACATCCTGGAAGGCGTACGCCGCGCCGTCCGGCAGCTGGAACGCGGCGAGCACACCGTGGACAACGCCTACGCGCGTGCCGTGCGCCCGGAGGGCAACCCGGCCGCGCTCGCCATGCTGGAGGACGTCTTCGAGGTCACCGACCGGGCCTGGCGCGGGATCGGCGTCATCCCCGACAGCGGCTGGCGGCTGTCCGCGCGCTACCGGGAGTTCGACGCCGAGCACCGCTTCGCGGTCACCGGCATCACCACCCGGGAGCCGGCCGAGTGCCGTAGCGGCGAGGTCCTCCAGGGCCTCCTCAAGCCGCACGAGTGCGAGGCCTTCGGCACCACCTGCACGCCGCGCACCCCGCTCGGAGCCACCATGGTCTCCAGCGAGGGCGCCTGCGCCGCGTACTACCTCTACCGGCGCCTGGAACTCACCCCGGCCCGGACGGCGCCACCCGCGCCGGCGGGCCCGCACGCGAGCACCGCACCGCTGGAGGCGAGCCCCGTTGCCTGA
- a CDS encoding HypC/HybG/HupF family hydrogenase formation chaperone yields MCLAVPGRVLEIAEENGTRMATVDFGGVVKEVCLEYLPDLQVGEYAIVHVGFALQRLDEESARQTLELFNELGMLQEEFGDPWEQAAQAGGARWPFEEAALTDEGAGDGGRSEGPATGHVAQEARQ; encoded by the coding sequence ATGTGCCTGGCGGTACCCGGCAGAGTGCTTGAGATCGCGGAGGAGAACGGCACCCGCATGGCCACCGTCGACTTCGGCGGCGTGGTCAAGGAGGTGTGCCTGGAGTACCTGCCGGACCTCCAGGTGGGCGAGTACGCGATCGTCCACGTCGGCTTCGCCCTCCAGCGCCTGGACGAGGAATCCGCCCGCCAGACGCTGGAGCTGTTCAACGAGCTCGGAATGCTCCAGGAGGAGTTCGGCGACCCCTGGGAGCAGGCGGCGCAGGCGGGCGGAGCCCGCTGGCCCTTCGAGGAAGCCGCCCTGACCGACGAAGGGGCCGGGGACGGGGGCCGGTCCGAGGGCCCGGCCACAGGGCACGTAGCGCAGGAGGCGCGGCAGTGA
- a CDS encoding 3-hydroxybutyrate dehydrogenase translates to MTSTHPAPSAAGLRGRVALVTGGGSGIGRACALALAAAGATVHVVDIAEEAAKTVAASIGGRAHAVDLADAAAIGALPRAVDVLVNSAGLQHVAPITEFAPERFALIQQVMVTAPFLLLRHVLPHMYAGGWGRVVNISSVHGLRASAYKSAYVAAKHALEGLSKVAALEGAAYGVTSNCVSPGYVRTPLVEGQIQDQALAHGVSAEDVLSEVLLARSPVKRLIEPEEVASAALMLCGPHSGSITGTSLVIDGGWTAR, encoded by the coding sequence ATGACGAGCACACATCCCGCCCCCTCCGCCGCCGGTCTGCGCGGGCGGGTGGCCCTGGTGACCGGCGGCGGCAGCGGCATCGGGCGGGCCTGCGCCCTCGCCCTGGCCGCGGCCGGCGCGACCGTACACGTGGTGGACATCGCCGAGGAGGCCGCGAAGACCGTGGCGGCGTCGATCGGCGGCCGGGCGCACGCCGTGGACCTCGCGGACGCCGCGGCGATCGGCGCCCTGCCCCGCGCGGTGGACGTCCTGGTCAACAGTGCGGGGCTCCAGCACGTCGCCCCGATCACGGAGTTCGCCCCGGAGCGCTTCGCCCTCATCCAGCAGGTCATGGTGACGGCGCCGTTCCTGCTGCTGCGCCACGTACTGCCGCACATGTACGCGGGCGGCTGGGGCCGGGTCGTCAACATCTCCAGCGTGCACGGGCTGCGCGCCAGCGCCTACAAATCGGCCTACGTGGCCGCGAAGCACGCTCTGGAGGGGCTGAGCAAGGTCGCCGCGCTGGAGGGCGCCGCGTACGGCGTCACCAGCAACTGCGTGAGCCCGGGCTATGTCCGCACTCCCCTGGTGGAAGGACAGATCCAGGACCAGGCACTGGCCCACGGGGTCAGCGCCGAGGACGTGCTGAGCGAGGTGCTGCTCGCCCGGTCCCCCGTCAAACGGCTCATCGAGCCGGAAGAGGTGGCCTCGGCGGCACTCATGCTGTGCGGGCCGCACTCCGGCTCCATCACGGGCACCTCCTTGGTCATCGACGGCGGCTGGACCGCCCGCTGA